Proteins encoded by one window of Paenibacillus urinalis:
- a CDS encoding DUF2164 domain-containing protein: protein MKATKLPKEQKEHMIRLIQQHFEEERGETIGELAADSMLDFFLTSLSPYIYNQALSDCRTLVNQRMVSMEDDIYALERKIPLSR from the coding sequence ATGAAGGCTACAAAATTGCCCAAAGAGCAGAAAGAGCACATGATTCGTCTAATCCAGCAGCATTTTGAAGAAGAGCGGGGAGAAACCATCGGTGAGCTGGCAGCGGACAGCATGCTTGATTTCTTCCTGACATCACTCTCTCCCTATATATATAATCAGGCATTAAGTGACTGCCGCACACTCGTCAATCAGCGGATGGTATCCATGGAAGACGATATCTATGCACTGGAGCGAAAAATCCCGTTATCTAGATGA
- a CDS encoding GNAT family N-acetyltransferase, giving the protein MFAYKVDEDIELRPLSLEHAGALFNLTDRSRERLREWLPWVDQIVEQQHSVNFIKNSLKQGSENGGFTAGIWVKDELAGVIGFHEIDWNNRSVSIGYWLGKNHEGQGLMSSACRSLVDYALIELDLNRVEIRCATGNHKSRGIPERLGFVLEGIVREAEKLPQGYVNHAVYGMLQSEWKLLR; this is encoded by the coding sequence ATGTTTGCATACAAGGTCGATGAAGATATTGAATTAAGACCCCTGTCACTCGAGCACGCTGGTGCATTGTTTAATCTTACAGATCGATCCAGAGAGCGGCTGCGCGAATGGCTGCCATGGGTAGATCAGATTGTAGAACAACAGCATTCCGTTAATTTTATCAAAAATTCGCTCAAGCAAGGCTCTGAAAATGGTGGATTCACAGCTGGAATTTGGGTCAAAGATGAGCTTGCCGGCGTGATCGGCTTTCATGAAATTGATTGGAATAACAGATCTGTGAGCATCGGCTACTGGCTTGGCAAAAATCATGAAGGTCAGGGCCTGATGAGCTCGGCCTGCCGCTCACTTGTGGACTATGCGCTCATTGAGCTTGATTTGAACCGGGTGGAGATCCGCTGCGCTACCGGGAATCACAAGAGCCGTGGAATTCCAGAGAGACTCGGATTTGTCCTCGAAGGGATTGTCCGGGAAGCAGAGAAGCTGCCGCAGGGCTACGTGAACCATGCCGTCTATGGCATGCTCCAAAGCGAATGGAAGCTGCTCCGGTAG
- a CDS encoding DUF4179 domain-containing protein, with protein MESIEKKLKDEMQHTPVSYPDFDQMFESIQRGELRDKDTALGGARSARKRKAAIAVSIAVALTAAPVYAAINYDWTDVLSTRTGIQTALQQGLGQSIEQSVTKNGVTLTVHTAFTDENRTVLLYSLNPGEGNSQHIYYESMQLVDREGTPIEGNYVQNWNEELGVYQGYFESDWVMSTENSEVSFELNNIRWTEDTSYAIDFEPEKPANQTFVVQRDGIDTISIDAFEQSEEQLMLKSSISLIDPADKVWSWYRLEAQKPSGEVIAAAEPSVFGAPGQNQEYTTQQIYNTSEINEEGTKFRLVYDREVDRADGEWDLQFSLSKKQMENGTVKKQLDIPIEEIPGGSRVTEMVVTPTQIRIVLNHEEAYTRVPYLNYQLNVGGKLIPGYDANLEGKHKSELRFELSPEIELSSVGTSPITLIAEHRADQIKGREEPVLLTGISEEKQSFTQDYEGYPVTWTYYTKDNNLYIESESSDLNFGGINQTYYGQGFDKVYGVPSIQDFAGNGKNKRMDVYENYRGANELEIYAYMYGIEQPEAELRVALTDGE; from the coding sequence TTGGAATCCATTGAGAAAAAGTTGAAGGATGAAATGCAGCATACCCCCGTTTCTTATCCTGATTTTGATCAAATGTTTGAGAGTATTCAGCGTGGTGAGCTTCGTGATAAGGACACAGCTCTGGGAGGCGCAAGAAGCGCGAGGAAGCGTAAAGCAGCGATAGCGGTTAGTATTGCTGTTGCTCTTACGGCAGCGCCTGTCTATGCCGCTATTAACTATGATTGGACGGATGTTCTCTCTACTCGAACGGGGATTCAGACCGCGCTTCAACAAGGACTTGGTCAAAGTATAGAGCAGTCGGTGACCAAGAACGGGGTAACCTTGACGGTCCATACCGCTTTTACAGATGAAAACCGCACGGTCCTGTTGTACAGCCTCAATCCGGGCGAAGGGAACAGCCAGCATATATACTATGAATCCATGCAATTGGTAGACCGTGAGGGGACGCCAATTGAGGGGAATTACGTACAGAACTGGAATGAAGAGCTTGGTGTGTATCAAGGATATTTTGAATCGGATTGGGTGATGAGCACGGAGAACAGCGAGGTAAGCTTCGAGCTGAACAATATCCGCTGGACAGAGGACACATCTTATGCGATTGATTTTGAGCCGGAGAAGCCTGCCAACCAGACCTTTGTGGTTCAAAGAGACGGTATTGACACCATCAGCATCGATGCATTCGAGCAATCAGAGGAGCAGTTGATGTTGAAATCCTCCATATCTCTGATCGATCCAGCTGACAAAGTGTGGTCCTGGTATCGCTTAGAAGCGCAGAAGCCAAGTGGAGAGGTTATTGCAGCGGCAGAGCCCAGTGTATTTGGCGCACCTGGTCAGAATCAGGAATATACGACACAGCAGATTTATAACACGTCAGAAATAAATGAAGAGGGCACTAAGTTTAGACTCGTCTATGACCGAGAGGTTGACAGAGCAGATGGAGAATGGGATCTTCAGTTCTCTTTGTCCAAGAAACAAATGGAGAACGGTACAGTGAAGAAGCAGCTGGATATCCCTATTGAAGAGATACCCGGAGGCAGTAGAGTAACGGAGATGGTTGTCACTCCGACCCAAATCCGTATTGTGCTGAATCATGAAGAGGCATACACGAGAGTGCCTTATCTGAATTATCAACTCAATGTAGGCGGGAAGCTAATACCGGGATATGATGCTAATCTGGAGGGAAAACACAAATCCGAGCTGCGTTTCGAACTATCACCTGAGATCGAGCTCTCCTCTGTTGGCACAAGTCCGATTACACTAATCGCGGAACATCGAGCTGACCAGATTAAAGGGAGAGAAGAGCCGGTGCTGTTAACTGGCATTTCTGAGGAGAAGCAGAGCTTTACACAGGATTATGAAGGTTATCCGGTCACCTGGACCTACTATACAAAGGATAATAATCTATATATCGAATCAGAGAGCAGCGACCTCAATTTTGGCGGTATCAATCAGACCTATTACGGTCAAGGATTTGATAAAGTATACGGGGTTCCTTCCATCCAAGACTTTGCCGGTAATGGGAAGAACAAAAGGATGGATGTGTATGAGAATTACAGAGGAGCGAATGAGCTCGAGATTTATGCTTATATGTACGGTATTGAGCAGCCAGAAGCTGAGCTTCGTGTAGCTCTCACTGACGGCGAGTAA
- a CDS encoding RNA polymerase sigma factor, with the protein MTERELFDSYHKDVYRTCYYMLRHAQDAEDACHDIFITVFRQQWSSVEHIKAWLMRITMNHCLNVLRKNKTKRDKQKLVQIQHDQSAERTKTPDDIVIERAEAEEYAALLHQLPDKLRAVVTLRYSSDMTTSEIAEVLHIPAGTVKSRLHKALKLLRRDMETNDWCHMRGEKTLGIH; encoded by the coding sequence TTGACCGAACGCGAGCTGTTTGATTCGTACCACAAGGACGTGTACAGAACATGCTACTACATGCTAAGGCATGCACAGGATGCCGAAGATGCGTGCCATGATATTTTTATTACGGTATTCCGTCAGCAATGGAGCAGCGTAGAGCATATCAAAGCATGGCTGATGCGGATCACGATGAATCATTGTCTAAATGTACTGAGAAAAAATAAGACGAAAAGAGACAAGCAGAAGCTGGTGCAAATCCAGCATGACCAGTCAGCCGAACGTACGAAGACCCCGGATGACATCGTAATCGAGCGGGCGGAGGCAGAGGAATATGCCGCGCTGCTTCACCAGCTTCCAGACAAGCTAAGGGCTGTCGTTACGCTCCGCTATAGCAGTGACATGACTACAAGCGAGATTGCAGAGGTGCTCCATATTCCAGCAGGTACAGTTAAGTCCCGGCTTCACAAGGCGCTGAAGCTGCTTCGAAGGGACATGGAGACGAATGATTGGTGCCATATGAGAGGAGAGAAGACACTTGGAATCCATTGA
- a CDS encoding GNAT family N-acetyltransferase, which yields MIIIQEAIEVRLSHLRDARQLMDLDALVWDEHTAPGPVQWTSREQYLNACPPGSQIIAVMDTRVVGYVGFRAPTGLRSNAHVLEIHIAVHPAYQKQGIGSMLMDSVKELAREQQVRKLRLRVLSHNRRALAFYQKCGFIEEGRLLNEFCIGGKYVDDILMRFLLK from the coding sequence GTGATCATTATCCAGGAGGCCATAGAGGTCCGGTTATCGCATCTAAGAGATGCAAGACAGCTTATGGATCTGGATGCACTTGTATGGGACGAGCATACCGCACCTGGACCGGTCCAATGGACATCGAGGGAGCAGTATTTGAACGCTTGTCCGCCAGGGAGCCAAATCATCGCGGTTATGGATACTCGCGTTGTCGGCTATGTTGGATTCAGAGCACCGACTGGACTGAGAAGCAATGCACATGTGCTGGAGATTCATATCGCTGTCCATCCTGCCTACCAGAAGCAAGGGATTGGGAGCATGCTCATGGATTCGGTGAAAGAGCTGGCGAGAGAACAACAAGTGAGGAAGCTCCGTTTAAGAGTGCTGTCCCATAATAGGAGGGCGCTTGCATTCTATCAGAAATGCGGCTTCATTGAGGAAGGTCGTCTGCTGAATGAATTCTGTATCGGCGGTAAGTACGTTGATGATATATTGATGCGCTTTTTGTTGAAGTAA
- a CDS encoding glycosyl hydrolase family 18 protein: protein MPKSSRNRHAAARAAKLFLGLSMLLSIFIPSLALTSAKAEAADAYKIVGYYPAWAAYDRTYNVTDIDPTKVTHINYAFADICWNGIHGNADPTAPNPKTWSCQDEKGQAISVPNGTIVLGDPWIDTGKQFAGDTWNQPYAGNINQLNKLKQINPNLKTIISVGGWTWSNRFSDVAATAATRETFANSAVDFLRKYNFDGVDLDWEYPVSGGLEGNSKRAQDKQNYTLLLSKIREKLNAAEAVDGKDYLLTIASGASPSYVANTELANIASIVDWINIMTYDFNGAWQKISAHNAPLYNDPAAAAAGVPDTSTFNVSAGAQGHLDAGVPASKLVLGVPFYGRGWDGCTQTSNGQYQACSGGSSVGTWEPGSFDYYDLEANYINKNGYTRYWNDTAKVPYLYNASNKRFISYDDVESLGHKTAYIKSKGLGGAMFWELSGDRNKTLQNKLKADLSTGGTTPPPADTTAPGAPSNARSTAVTASSVTLAWNASTDNVGVTGYNVYNGANLAATVTGTSATVSSLAANTSYTFTVKAKDAAGNLSAASNAVTVNTSGTTPPSDSAAPSVPANLTSTAQTTSSVSLSWAASTDNVGVTGYEVYNGGAVAATVTGTTATISSLAANTTYTFTVKAKDAAGNLSAASSALSVKTKAETGNPGASPWQANTAYAVGQLVTYNGSTYKCLQAHTSLTGWEPANVPALWQLQ from the coding sequence ATGCCAAAGTCGTCTCGTAATCGTCATGCTGCTGCCCGAGCTGCCAAGTTATTTTTAGGATTATCCATGCTCTTATCTATTTTCATTCCTTCGCTTGCATTAACCTCAGCTAAGGCGGAGGCCGCTGATGCTTATAAAATTGTCGGATATTATCCGGCCTGGGCAGCCTATGATAGAACTTACAATGTAACGGATATCGATCCAACCAAGGTGACGCATATCAATTATGCTTTTGCTGATATTTGCTGGAATGGAATTCACGGAAATGCGGATCCCACAGCACCGAACCCAAAAACCTGGAGCTGTCAGGATGAGAAAGGGCAGGCGATCAGCGTACCAAACGGTACGATTGTGCTTGGCGACCCTTGGATTGATACAGGTAAGCAGTTTGCAGGCGATACTTGGAATCAGCCGTATGCCGGCAATATTAATCAGCTGAATAAGCTGAAGCAGATTAACCCAAATCTGAAGACGATCATCTCTGTTGGCGGCTGGACGTGGTCTAACCGTTTCTCTGATGTCGCGGCAACCGCAGCAACTAGAGAGACCTTTGCCAATTCAGCGGTAGACTTTCTGCGGAAGTATAACTTTGACGGTGTAGATCTGGATTGGGAATACCCGGTTTCAGGCGGACTTGAAGGTAACAGTAAGCGTGCTCAGGACAAACAGAACTACACACTACTCCTTAGCAAAATCCGGGAGAAGCTGAATGCAGCAGAAGCAGTGGATGGCAAAGACTATCTGCTGACGATCGCAAGCGGAGCCTCTCCAAGCTATGTTGCCAATACAGAGCTGGCGAATATTGCATCCATTGTAGACTGGATTAATATTATGACATACGACTTTAATGGTGCATGGCAAAAGATCTCAGCACATAACGCGCCGCTGTATAATGACCCGGCGGCAGCTGCCGCAGGTGTCCCTGATACCAGCACGTTTAATGTCTCGGCTGGAGCACAGGGACATCTGGATGCAGGCGTACCTGCAAGCAAGCTTGTACTGGGCGTGCCTTTCTACGGCCGCGGCTGGGATGGTTGTACACAGACGAGTAACGGACAGTATCAAGCATGCTCGGGTGGTTCTTCCGTAGGAACATGGGAGCCAGGCTCATTTGATTATTATGATCTGGAAGCGAACTACATTAACAAGAACGGATATACACGTTATTGGAACGATACGGCCAAGGTGCCTTATCTGTACAATGCATCGAATAAGCGCTTCATCAGCTACGATGATGTGGAATCCCTCGGACACAAGACCGCTTATATCAAGAGCAAAGGGCTTGGCGGAGCGATGTTCTGGGAGCTGAGCGGAGACCGTAACAAGACGCTCCAGAACAAGCTGAAGGCAGATCTGTCTACTGGAGGCACAACACCGCCTCCTGCGGATACGACTGCACCAGGCGCTCCATCGAATGCTCGATCTACAGCGGTTACGGCAAGCTCCGTGACGCTTGCGTGGAATGCTTCCACAGACAACGTGGGTGTTACCGGCTACAACGTGTATAATGGCGCAAACCTGGCTGCAACCGTTACAGGTACATCAGCTACCGTCAGCTCGCTTGCGGCGAACACTTCGTACACCTTTACGGTGAAGGCGAAGGATGCCGCCGGCAACTTATCTGCTGCCAGCAATGCAGTAACTGTGAACACGTCCGGCACGACACCGCCGTCCGATTCGGCAGCTCCATCCGTACCGGCTAATCTGACCTCCACAGCCCAAACGACCTCTAGTGTCTCACTGAGCTGGGCGGCTTCCACGGACAACGTGGGAGTGACAGGGTATGAGGTATACAATGGAGGAGCTGTGGCCGCAACAGTAACCGGAACTACAGCGACGATTAGCTCGCTTGCGGCAAATACTACGTATACATTTACAGTGAAAGCGAAGGATGCGGCCGGCAATCTGTCTGCGGCAAGCAGCGCGCTTAGTGTGAAGACCAAGGCAGAAACAGGTAATCCAGGCGCTTCACCTTGGCAAGCGAATACAGCATATGCGGTTGGACAGCTGGTGACTTACAATGGCAGCACGTATAAATGCCTGCAGGCCCATACCTCCTTAACGGGCTGGGAGCCTGCGAATGTGCCGGCCTTGTGGCAGCTCCAGTAG
- a CDS encoding chitinase: MTITLVILLILPWLTPRADAAAQWQAGTAYKKGDIVTYQNKNYECIQAHTALTGWEPPNVPALWKDVGDGTGGENPAPAPDTIPPSVPTGLASTLVTETSVQLIWNASTDNVAVTGYEVYRNGSLAASTSSTSAVISGLTAGTTYAFTVKSKDAAGNLSAASSPFSVTTSTGSTNPGPAPTGSKWLIGYWHNFDNGSTNIRLRNVSPAYDIVNVSFAEPVSHGSGTLAFTPYNSTVEQFKSDVAYLQSQGKKVLLSMGGANGTIELTDATKRQQFEESLKSIISTYGFNGLDIDLEGSSLSLNAGDTDFRNPTTPKIVNLINGVKAVKAHFGADFILTAAPETAYVQGGYLSYGGPWGAYLPVIHALRNDLTLLHVQHYNSGSMVGLDGRSYSQGTADFHVAMAEMLLQGFYVGGSGGPFFSPLRPDQIAIGVPASQQAAGGGYTAPAELQKALNYFIKGVSYGGSYTLRQPAGYAGIKGIMTWSINWDAYTNNQFSNAHRPFLNGFSTQTTKEAVY; this comes from the coding sequence ATGACAATTACTTTGGTCATTCTTCTCATTCTTCCGTGGCTTACACCAAGAGCTGACGCTGCTGCCCAGTGGCAGGCAGGGACCGCATACAAGAAAGGAGATATTGTCACATATCAGAACAAGAATTATGAATGTATTCAGGCTCATACTGCCCTAACCGGATGGGAGCCGCCGAATGTGCCGGCATTGTGGAAGGATGTCGGAGATGGTACAGGAGGAGAGAACCCAGCCCCGGCTCCGGATACGATACCGCCTTCCGTTCCAACGGGACTCGCTTCAACACTCGTAACGGAGACGTCCGTTCAGCTGATCTGGAACGCCTCCACAGATAATGTAGCCGTAACCGGATACGAAGTGTACCGAAATGGCAGCCTTGCAGCCAGCACTTCCTCGACATCGGCTGTTATAAGTGGACTTACTGCCGGTACTACCTACGCTTTCACCGTTAAATCCAAAGACGCAGCAGGCAATCTCTCCGCTGCAAGCAGTCCTTTCAGTGTAACTACCTCTACTGGCTCTACGAATCCCGGTCCTGCACCGACCGGCAGCAAATGGCTGATCGGATACTGGCATAACTTCGACAATGGATCCACCAATATTAGACTTCGCAACGTTTCACCAGCCTACGACATTGTCAACGTCTCCTTTGCCGAACCTGTCTCACATGGCAGCGGTACTCTCGCTTTTACACCTTACAACTCCACCGTAGAGCAATTCAAATCGGATGTCGCCTATCTCCAAAGTCAGGGCAAAAAGGTCCTTCTCTCCATGGGAGGCGCAAACGGGACAATCGAGCTCACCGATGCGACTAAGCGCCAGCAATTTGAAGAATCACTCAAATCGATTATTTCCACCTATGGCTTTAACGGGCTTGATATTGATCTCGAAGGAAGCTCGTTATCTCTTAACGCGGGAGATACGGATTTTCGCAATCCGACAACCCCTAAGATCGTGAATCTCATTAATGGAGTCAAGGCAGTCAAAGCCCATTTTGGTGCTGATTTTATCCTGACTGCTGCACCTGAAACCGCTTATGTACAAGGCGGATATTTGAGTTATGGCGGTCCATGGGGTGCATACCTGCCGGTCATTCACGCCTTGCGTAATGATCTGACGCTCCTGCATGTACAGCATTACAACAGCGGCTCGATGGTGGGCTTGGACGGACGTTCTTACTCTCAGGGGACAGCTGATTTCCACGTTGCCATGGCTGAAATGCTGCTGCAAGGATTTTATGTCGGCGGAAGCGGAGGGCCTTTCTTTAGTCCACTAAGACCAGATCAGATCGCCATTGGTGTGCCTGCTTCCCAGCAAGCGGCAGGAGGTGGCTACACCGCGCCAGCCGAGCTGCAGAAGGCGCTGAATTACTTTATTAAGGGTGTTTCATACGGCGGTTCATATACCCTTCGCCAGCCTGCAGGCTATGCAGGGATTAAAGGGATTATGACCTGGTCCATCAACTGGGATGCCTATACGAACAACCAGTTCTCGAACGCGCATCGTCCGTTTCTGAATGGATTTAGCACGCAAACAACGAAGGAGGCCGTTTACTAA
- a CDS encoding MFS transporter: protein MKWLEQYPKEVKVFLIASLVNATGSSLMWPLTTMYVFDELGRSMSQAGFVILIQSLGGIFGQLLGGGLYHRIGVKKLIVGSLLLNAMGLFTLPWINEVWWLFVVMMGLIGLFNSLSLPAIQAFVGFRFADRRGELFNVIYVAQNIGVALGTALSGFLADISFHLSFIMNGVTSAIFGGYFFMYLSKVDREQGTTYVPAQHKKVKLPEENTWYLLRNVRLYLFISVGSLFILLGNSIWNTGVSPFIIEEGMEKKAYSLLWTMNGILIFVAQPVTSLIKRWFAQTSSAQLIVSVIFYTAGFAVIALFQHYPGMILAMILITLGEMLISPATPAFISEYGGKAAPFYLGVSGGIAAIGRVAGPYAMGIMYDAGGLSPVAWFAAITAGVSIIAFMVHAKVNASRRHALQEESAVV, encoded by the coding sequence ATGAAATGGCTTGAACAATATCCGAAGGAAGTCAAAGTATTCTTAATCGCCAGCCTTGTCAATGCAACCGGCAGTTCATTAATGTGGCCGCTCACCACGATGTATGTATTTGATGAGCTGGGGCGGAGCATGTCTCAGGCAGGCTTTGTCATATTGATTCAATCCCTGGGCGGCATATTCGGGCAGCTTCTCGGCGGAGGCTTATACCATAGAATAGGTGTGAAGAAGCTGATTGTCGGGTCGCTGCTGCTGAACGCCATGGGGCTCTTTACACTGCCATGGATCAATGAAGTATGGTGGCTGTTTGTAGTCATGATGGGCCTCATCGGGCTGTTTAACTCCTTGTCTCTGCCGGCCATTCAAGCCTTTGTCGGCTTTCGCTTTGCTGATCGCAGAGGCGAGCTGTTCAATGTCATCTATGTCGCTCAAAATATCGGGGTTGCGCTCGGGACAGCGCTCAGTGGATTCCTGGCCGATATATCCTTCCATTTGAGTTTTATCATGAACGGTGTCACTTCAGCTATATTTGGCGGGTACTTCTTTATGTATTTGAGCAAGGTGGATCGGGAGCAGGGGACGACCTATGTACCGGCACAGCATAAGAAGGTGAAGCTTCCGGAAGAAAATACCTGGTATTTGCTTCGCAACGTCCGCCTTTACCTATTTATTAGTGTGGGTTCCTTGTTCATTCTGCTGGGCAACTCCATCTGGAATACAGGGGTGTCGCCCTTCATCATTGAGGAAGGGATGGAGAAGAAAGCGTACAGTCTGCTGTGGACAATGAACGGAATCCTTATTTTTGTGGCTCAGCCGGTCACCTCTCTGATCAAAAGATGGTTTGCTCAGACTTCGTCTGCCCAGCTGATCGTAAGTGTGATATTCTACACGGCAGGCTTTGCTGTTATTGCACTGTTCCAGCATTATCCTGGTATGATTCTGGCAATGATTCTCATTACGCTTGGCGAGATGCTGATCTCTCCGGCTACACCGGCGTTTATATCTGAGTATGGAGGAAAGGCGGCACCCTTCTACTTAGGTGTATCTGGGGGCATTGCTGCGATCGGACGGGTTGCAGGTCCCTATGCGATGGGTATCATGTATGATGCAGGGGGACTATCGCCCGTTGCCTGGTTTGCTGCCATTACAGCGGGAGTCAGCATTATCGCTTTTATGGTTCATGCCAAAGTGAACGCATCAAGGAGACATGCTCTACAAGAGGAATCAGCCGTTGTATAA
- a CDS encoding molybdopterin-containing oxidoreductase family protein has translation MRKERQAVINEQNGIFPAVCPLDCPDTCGLLLHKKEGKIVKVTGNPDHPITKGAICNKVRNMTERIYDEKRLKYPLRRTGLKGEGEFERITWGEAISEITGRFKAISQEYGAEAILPYSFYGNMGILGVDGMDRRFFNALGASQLEQTICNAAGTTGWKYTMGANRGTVPEETEHADVIIVWGGNIISTNMHQVVLAEKARKAGAKVIVIDVHRNRTAQWADWFVPLYPGTDAALALGMMNVLFEKSLVDEAFLQQYTVGHEELREHVKDYTPERVSLITGVSVEDIVKLAETYGQAKAGYIHIGNGLQHHDNGGMNVRAVACLPALTGAWAKLGGGASRSNGGYASLNSDALERPDLRENPDARSINMNQIGAALHDEEQPIKGMFVYCSNPLVVAPDAKRVEQGFAREDLFTVVHDLFMTDTAKYADIVLPATSNFENTDLYSSPWHQYVHIQEPVIAPLGEAKSNVELFSLLGQAMGFDEAAFRETELSMIEGALDYPDNPYLNGVTLNKLKEQRFVKLDMSDYEQLLDHLPTPSGKIELYSKVMLEAGLSPLPVYAPLHEGYDGEHPAGREDKYPLMFLSPPNHNFLNSTFANVEKHQKMEKQPMLHIHLRDAEQRGIEEGDQVVVYNDRGTYQLTAKVGEAMLPGTVISQGLWWEGAGGRQRANMLTPDRLSDMGRGATFFSTTVQVIKQEV, from the coding sequence ATGAGAAAGGAGAGGCAAGCTGTGATTAATGAACAGAATGGAATATTTCCTGCCGTATGTCCACTTGATTGCCCCGACACCTGCGGACTACTGTTGCATAAGAAGGAAGGCAAAATTGTGAAGGTGACCGGCAACCCGGATCACCCGATTACCAAGGGCGCCATTTGCAACAAGGTCCGAAACATGACAGAACGTATATATGATGAGAAACGTCTGAAGTATCCTTTGCGGAGAACGGGTCTCAAGGGCGAGGGTGAATTTGAACGGATAACCTGGGGGGAAGCGATCAGCGAGATTACGGGACGTTTCAAGGCTATATCGCAGGAATACGGAGCAGAGGCTATTTTGCCTTACTCTTTCTATGGCAATATGGGGATTCTCGGCGTGGACGGAATGGATCGGCGCTTCTTCAATGCGCTTGGTGCAAGTCAGCTGGAGCAGACCATATGTAATGCAGCCGGCACTACCGGATGGAAATATACGATGGGTGCGAACCGGGGGACCGTGCCGGAAGAAACAGAGCATGCCGATGTTATTATCGTATGGGGCGGAAATATCATCAGCACGAACATGCATCAAGTAGTCCTTGCAGAGAAAGCGCGTAAAGCAGGCGCCAAGGTCATTGTCATTGATGTTCATCGCAACCGCACGGCACAGTGGGCGGACTGGTTCGTACCGCTGTATCCCGGAACCGATGCTGCACTCGCACTCGGGATGATGAACGTGCTGTTCGAGAAGAGTCTCGTAGATGAGGCATTTTTGCAGCAATACACAGTAGGTCACGAGGAGCTTCGCGAGCATGTTAAGGACTATACACCAGAGCGGGTATCTCTCATTACCGGTGTTTCTGTGGAGGATATTGTGAAGCTGGCAGAGACTTATGGTCAGGCCAAGGCAGGCTATATCCATATTGGGAATGGCCTTCAGCATCATGATAACGGGGGGATGAATGTACGGGCTGTTGCGTGTCTCCCCGCGCTGACAGGAGCTTGGGCGAAGCTGGGGGGTGGAGCCTCTCGATCCAACGGAGGCTACGCGAGCTTGAACAGCGATGCGCTGGAGCGTCCGGATCTCAGAGAGAATCCGGATGCACGAAGCATTAACATGAACCAGATCGGCGCCGCCCTTCATGATGAAGAGCAGCCAATTAAAGGGATGTTTGTATATTGCTCGAATCCGCTCGTGGTCGCTCCGGATGCGAAGCGGGTAGAGCAGGGCTTTGCGAGAGAAGATTTATTTACGGTGGTTCATGATCTCTTCATGACAGACACAGCCAAATATGCGGATATCGTGCTTCCGGCAACCTCTAATTTTGAGAACACGGATTTGTACAGCTCACCGTGGCACCAATATGTGCATATCCAGGAGCCGGTTATTGCGCCGCTTGGCGAAGCCAAGAGCAATGTGGAGCTATTCTCGCTGCTTGGACAAGCTATGGGGTTTGATGAAGCAGCCTTCCGTGAGACGGAGCTGTCCATGATCGAGGGAGCACTGGATTACCCGGACAATCCATACTTGAACGGGGTGACGCTGAATAAGCTTAAGGAGCAGCGATTCGTGAAGCTGGATATGTCTGATTATGAACAGCTTCTTGATCATCTGCCTACTCCTTCCGGCAAGATTGAGCTGTATTCCAAGGTGATGCTTGAAGCAGGTCTGTCGCCCTTGCCTGTCTATGCACCGCTTCATGAAGGATATGACGGCGAGCATCCGGCAGGAAGGGAAGACAAGTATCCGCTCATGTTTCTCTCGCCGCCGAATCATAACTTCTTGAACTCGACGTTTGCAAACGTAGAGAAGCATCAGAAGATGGAGAAGCAGCCTATGCTGCATATCCATCTACGGGATGCTGAGCAGAGAGGCATTGAGGAGGGAGATCAGGTCGTTGTATATAATGACCGGGGAACCTATCAATTAACAGCCAAGGTAGGTGAAGCCATGCTGCCCGGGACGGTGATCAGCCAGGGTCTCTGGTGGGAGGGAGCGGGCGGCAGACAGCGTGCAAATATGCTGACTCCGGACCGATTATCCGACATGGGCAGAGGGGCCACCTTCTTCTCGACAACGGTTCAAGTCATCAAGCAAGAAGTGTAA